From the genome of Bacteroidales bacterium:
CATCGTAAAATAATGTTAAAAGTTGGACTGACCGGTAATATTGGAAGCGGAAAAACCATCATCGCCCAGGTTTTCAGCATGTTGGGTGTTCCTGTTTTTCATGCTGACCTTGAAGCAAAAAAGCAGTTTGATGATAAAAAGATCAGGAAAAGCATCAGGGAGAAATTTGGCACGGGGGTTTTTGCATCATCCGGGGAAGTGCTGAAGCCTGTTCTTGCTGAAATCGTTTTTAATGATCCGGCTCTGCTTGATCAGTTAAATAAGATCATACACCCCGGGGTGCGTAAAGATTATCAGCAATGGTGCCTGCAAAATGCCAGGGTTGCATACACACTTTATGAAGCAGCCATACTTTTTGAAAGCGGTCATTACAGGGAGATGGATAAGGTTATCTGCGTAACCGCACCGGAACAGCTCAGGATCAAACGCGTAATGGACCGCGACCATCTTACACGCCAAGAGGTTGAAAGAAGAATGACTAATCAATGGGATGAGGGAAAAAAAATTGCCCTGTCTGATTATGTGATCAGGAATGATGAATCTACTATGGTGATAAGGCAAGTCTTAGAGGTACATAATAAAATAATTCAAAATTCAAAATTGACATCGGTATTTAATCAAACCTGAACCTGGTAAGTTCTGAGTGCTTCATTTAATGATGTTTTTAAATCAGTCGACGCATTCCTTTTTCCGATGATCAGTGCGCAAGGCACTTGGTAAATGCCGGCAGGAAACGCTTTTGGATAGGTTCCGGGGATCACGATGCTGCGGGCAGGCACCAAACCTTTAATTTCCACCGGCTTTGCGGCCGTCACATCAATGATCCGTGTTGAACCGGTGAGGATAACCCCTGCGCCAAGCACTGCTTCCCTTTCCACCTTAACTCCTTCCACCACGATGCATCGGGATCCGATAAAACAATCATCTTCAATAATCACAGGCAACGCCTGAACAGGCTCCAGCATACCCCCGATGCCAACTCCCCCGCTCAGGTGGACATTTTTTCCTATCTGAGCACATGATCCGACAGTTGCCCATGTATCGACCATGGTCCCCTCATCAATGTAAGCCCCGATATTAACATACGATGGCATAAGGATGACGCCCCGCGCCAGATAAGACCCATACCTGGCAACAGCATGCGGCACCACACGGACTCCAATTTCCTGGTAACCTTTTTTTAAGGGGATTTTATCATGAAATTCCAGTGGCCCGACTTCCGTCACTTCCATCTTTCGCATAGGGAAATACAAAATTACCGCCTTCTTAACCCACTCATTCACCATCCATCCTCCGTCTGTAGGCTCTGCCACCCTGATTTTTCCATTATCCAGCAAGCTGATAACCTCTTCAATAGCCCCACGGGTTTGTCCTCCTGCCAATAAATCCCGGTTTTCCCAGGCTTCTTCAATTAATCGAATGATCTGCCCATCCATATCCTAAAGTTTACCATTCAAAGGTAATCAACTTCTTCGTATTTTTGCACCCGTCAAAAATTGGAAAATACACATGGGACGCATCATGGCCATTGATTATGGCAGGAAAAGAGTAGGTATTGCGGTTACCGATGAATTGCAACTCATCGCTAACGGCCTGACTACAGTGCCCGCCCACGAGATCATGGCTTTTCTCAGGTCATACGTGAAACAGGAAAAAATCGATGCATTTGTGGTCGGAGAGCCCCGGCAAATGAACAATCAGCCTTCAGAATCGTTACAGTACATCATGCCATTTGTCAACTGGTTAAAAAAAGAATTTCCTGAGATACCAGTTGAAATGATGGATGAAAGATTTACTTCAAAAATGGCTTTTCAAACTATGATTGATGGTGGGTTAAAGAAAAAGGCCAGGCAGCGGAAAGAACTGGTGGATACAATCAGCGCTACCATCATCCTTCAATCTTATCTCAGTTCCAAATCAATCCGAAAAAATCAGGAGAACAGCTAAATGATCTTACCTATCGTTGCATATGGTCATCCTACTTTGCGGAAAATAGCCGCTGAAATTGAACCCGGCCATCCCGGGATTGATGAACTCATTGAAAACATGTTTGAAACCATGTACCAGTCAGAAGGTGTGGGCCTTGCTGCTCCACAAGTCAACCAGTCCATCCGGTTGTTTATTGTCGATGCCAGTCCTTATGAAAAAGACAATCCTGATTTCAAAGGGTTTAAAAAAGCCTTTATCAACCCTCACATCATTGAGGAAACAGGAGAAGAATGGAGTTTTAATGAAGGTTGCCTCAGCGTTCCGGAAATACGTGAGGATGTGATGCGGAAACCAAGGATCAGGATAAAATACCAGGACAGGGCTTTCAACTCTTATGATGAAATTTACGAGGGAATACCTGCACGCATCATCCAGCATGAATATGATCACCTGGAAGCCATTCTTTTCGTCGACCGCATCAACCCTCTCAGAAAAATACTGCTGAAAAGAAGGCTGAACGATATTTCCACCGGAAACATAGAAGTAGCTTACAAAATGATTTTCCCGGCAAAGAAGAAGAAGGTTAAGGTTAGGTAAAATGTTATTTTTTGAATATATCATTCAATTTATTCATTATGAAGTTACTTCGTTTATTGCCCGTTTTAATCATTTTAGCCGGGATCGCTGTTCAATGCAGCCA
Proteins encoded in this window:
- the coaE gene encoding dephospho-CoA kinase (Dephospho-CoA kinase (CoaE) performs the final step in coenzyme A biosynthesis.) codes for the protein MLKVGLTGNIGSGKTIIAQVFSMLGVPVFHADLEAKKQFDDKKIRKSIREKFGTGVFASSGEVLKPVLAEIVFNDPALLDQLNKIIHPGVRKDYQQWCLQNARVAYTLYEAAILFESGHYREMDKVICVTAPEQLRIKRVMDRDHLTRQEVERRMTNQWDEGKKIALSDYVIRNDESTMVIRQVLEVHNKIIQNSKLTSVFNQT
- a CDS encoding 2,3,4,5-tetrahydropyridine-2,6-dicarboxylate N-succinyltransferase, which gives rise to MDGQIIRLIEEAWENRDLLAGGQTRGAIEEVISLLDNGKIRVAEPTDGGWMVNEWVKKAVILYFPMRKMEVTEVGPLEFHDKIPLKKGYQEIGVRVVPHAVARYGSYLARGVILMPSYVNIGAYIDEGTMVDTWATVGSCAQIGKNVHLSGGVGIGGMLEPVQALPVIIEDDCFIGSRCIVVEGVKVEREAVLGAGVILTGSTRIIDVTAAKPVEIKGLVPARSIVIPGTYPKAFPAGIYQVPCALIIGKRNASTDLKTSLNEALRTYQVQV
- the ruvX gene encoding Holliday junction resolvase RuvX; the encoded protein is MGRIMAIDYGRKRVGIAVTDELQLIANGLTTVPAHEIMAFLRSYVKQEKIDAFVVGEPRQMNNQPSESLQYIMPFVNWLKKEFPEIPVEMMDERFTSKMAFQTMIDGGLKKKARQRKELVDTISATIILQSYLSSKSIRKNQENS
- the def gene encoding peptide deformylase, which gives rise to MILPIVAYGHPTLRKIAAEIEPGHPGIDELIENMFETMYQSEGVGLAAPQVNQSIRLFIVDASPYEKDNPDFKGFKKAFINPHIIEETGEEWSFNEGCLSVPEIREDVMRKPRIRIKYQDRAFNSYDEIYEGIPARIIQHEYDHLEAILFVDRINPLRKILLKRRLNDISTGNIEVAYKMIFPAKKKKVKVR